The following coding sequences are from one Anabas testudineus chromosome 16, fAnaTes1.2, whole genome shotgun sequence window:
- the zbtb7b gene encoding zinc finger and BTB domain-containing protein 7B isoform X2: MSPGEDGLIGIPFPEHSNELLSHLNDQRRTGLLCDLTLTSRGARYPTHRSVMAAVSLYFRRLFGTEEGHGEGGGGFSVCQLDCVAPDALDALLEFAYTATLTIPSSGMRDVLRGAQLLGIQCVADACRDILGETAEAEGETAEKQRAQHLATESMAGRETGVEKGSRRKTDRKKVKKVESHHINSSGLNPPHASPISHPSPASDSIRSLPSTQPPSPEQEEHHLNSRQNGDHRAIREPGRGAALNGELLHWLHERPRIAHPPPGPTSSDKLSEDDEMEGFGDNGMIMGTTSITTSAAERGVATSAVGGGRKRKSQTPQQCPVCQKIIHGAGKLPRHMRTHTGEKPFQCSACGVRFTRNDKLKIHMRKHTGERPYPCPHCPARFLHSYDLKNHLSLHSGARPFECPLCHKAFAREDHLQRHRKGHSCLELRTRRPRRGPELMEDGRGEGGRRDQSNSLEALSLQAHSSAFLHPTVRDGGSGSGAGPPLMFPGDERSLAFQAALAQLGPHGLAAYPDLFLRRLELRGGREEEGEDPGGTHSPTAQRDHWVDEVEDENGEEEAEEEE; encoded by the exons ATGTCTCCAGGTGAGGACGGTCTGATTGGGATCCCCTTCCCGGAGCACAGCAATGAGCTTTTGTCCCACCTTAATGATCAGAGGAGGACGGGGCTCCTGTGTGACCTCACCCTCACGTCACGCGGGGCACGCTACCCAACTCATCGCTCCGTCATGGCTGCCGTCAGTCTCTACTTCCGCCGGCTGTTTGGGACAGAGGAAGGGCATGGTGAGGGTGGAGGAGGCTTCAGTGTTTGCCAGCTGGACTGTGTGGCCCCTGACGCACTGGATGCCCTGCTGGAGTTTGCCTACACTGCCACGCTGACCATCCCAAGCTCTGGGATGAGAGATGTGTTGCGAGGGGCTCAGCTTCTGGGCATTCAGTGCGTGGCTGATGCGTGCAGAGACATCCTCGGGGAGACCGCTGAGGCCGAGGGGGAGACggcagagaagcagagagccCAGCACTTAGCTACTGAGAGCATGGCAGGGAGAGAGACTGGGGTAGAGAAAGGGTCCcgaagaaaaacagacagaaagaaggtGAAAAAAGTTGAGTCGCATCATATCAACTCCTCTGGGTTGAACCCACCACATGCTTCTCCCATCTCACACCCTTCACCTGCATCTGACAGTATCCGCTCCCTACCATCTACACAGCCTCCGAGTCCTGAACAGGAGGAGCATCACCTCAACTCAAGGCAGAATGGAGATCACAGGGCAATTAGAGAGCCAGGGAGAGGGGCCGCACTAAACGGAGAGCTCCTTCACTGGCTGCATGAGCGTCCCCGCATAGCTCACCCACCTCCCGGCCCAACCTCTAGTGACAAGTTGTCAGAGGATGACGAGATGGAGGGCTTTGGCGATAATGGTATGATAATGGGAACCACCTCCATAACTACCTCTGCAGCTGAGCGAGGAGTAGCGACGTCAGCagtgggaggagggaggaagaggaagtctcAGACACCCCAGCAGTGCCCTGTCTGTCAGAAGATCATCCATGGAGCAGGAAAACTACCACGACACATGAGGACACACACCGGAGAGAAGCCCTTCCAGTGCTCTGCCTGTGGCGTTCGCTTCACACG GAATGATAAGTTGAAGATCCACATGAGGAAACACACAGGCGAGCGCCCTTACCCGTGCCCCCACTGCCCTGCCCGCTTTCTCCACTCATACGACCTAAAAAACCACCTGTCCCTCCACAGTGGGGCGCGGCCCTTTGAGTGCCCGCTCTGCCACAAAGCCTTTGCCCGAGAAGACCATCTCCAGCGTCACCGCAAGGGACATAGCTGCCTAGAGCTACGCACACGCCGGCCCAGACGTGGGCCAGAGCTGATGGAGGAtgggagaggagaaggaggcagGAGGGATCAGTCCAACAGCCTGGAGGCTTTGTCCTTACAGGCTCACTCCTCTGCCTTCCTCCACCCCACAGTGCGGGATGGTGGGAGTGGGTCTGGAGCCGGCCCTCCGCTGATGTTTCCAGGTGACGAGAGGTCTCTGGCCTTTCAGGCGGCTCTGGCACAGCTTGGGCCTCACGGCCTGGCTGCCTACCCTGACCTCTTCCTCCGCAGGCTGGAGCTGCGAGggggcagagaggaagagggagaagatCCAGGAGGAACCCACTCGCCGACCGCACAGCGCGACCATTGGGTTGACGAAGTAGAAGATGAAaatggagaggaggaagcagaggaagaggaataG
- the zbtb7b gene encoding zinc finger and BTB domain-containing protein 7B isoform X1, which translates to MDAVRLPPHLQLTVPMPIKTGKVAMSPGEDGLIGIPFPEHSNELLSHLNDQRRTGLLCDLTLTSRGARYPTHRSVMAAVSLYFRRLFGTEEGHGEGGGGFSVCQLDCVAPDALDALLEFAYTATLTIPSSGMRDVLRGAQLLGIQCVADACRDILGETAEAEGETAEKQRAQHLATESMAGRETGVEKGSRRKTDRKKVKKVESHHINSSGLNPPHASPISHPSPASDSIRSLPSTQPPSPEQEEHHLNSRQNGDHRAIREPGRGAALNGELLHWLHERPRIAHPPPGPTSSDKLSEDDEMEGFGDNGMIMGTTSITTSAAERGVATSAVGGGRKRKSQTPQQCPVCQKIIHGAGKLPRHMRTHTGEKPFQCSACGVRFTRNDKLKIHMRKHTGERPYPCPHCPARFLHSYDLKNHLSLHSGARPFECPLCHKAFAREDHLQRHRKGHSCLELRTRRPRRGPELMEDGRGEGGRRDQSNSLEALSLQAHSSAFLHPTVRDGGSGSGAGPPLMFPGDERSLAFQAALAQLGPHGLAAYPDLFLRRLELRGGREEEGEDPGGTHSPTAQRDHWVDEVEDENGEEEAEEEE; encoded by the exons ATGGATGCCGTGAGGCTGCCGCCTCACCTTCAGCTGACTGTGCCTATGCCTATAAAGACAGGGAAG gtgGCAATGTCTCCAGGTGAGGACGGTCTGATTGGGATCCCCTTCCCGGAGCACAGCAATGAGCTTTTGTCCCACCTTAATGATCAGAGGAGGACGGGGCTCCTGTGTGACCTCACCCTCACGTCACGCGGGGCACGCTACCCAACTCATCGCTCCGTCATGGCTGCCGTCAGTCTCTACTTCCGCCGGCTGTTTGGGACAGAGGAAGGGCATGGTGAGGGTGGAGGAGGCTTCAGTGTTTGCCAGCTGGACTGTGTGGCCCCTGACGCACTGGATGCCCTGCTGGAGTTTGCCTACACTGCCACGCTGACCATCCCAAGCTCTGGGATGAGAGATGTGTTGCGAGGGGCTCAGCTTCTGGGCATTCAGTGCGTGGCTGATGCGTGCAGAGACATCCTCGGGGAGACCGCTGAGGCCGAGGGGGAGACggcagagaagcagagagccCAGCACTTAGCTACTGAGAGCATGGCAGGGAGAGAGACTGGGGTAGAGAAAGGGTCCcgaagaaaaacagacagaaagaaggtGAAAAAAGTTGAGTCGCATCATATCAACTCCTCTGGGTTGAACCCACCACATGCTTCTCCCATCTCACACCCTTCACCTGCATCTGACAGTATCCGCTCCCTACCATCTACACAGCCTCCGAGTCCTGAACAGGAGGAGCATCACCTCAACTCAAGGCAGAATGGAGATCACAGGGCAATTAGAGAGCCAGGGAGAGGGGCCGCACTAAACGGAGAGCTCCTTCACTGGCTGCATGAGCGTCCCCGCATAGCTCACCCACCTCCCGGCCCAACCTCTAGTGACAAGTTGTCAGAGGATGACGAGATGGAGGGCTTTGGCGATAATGGTATGATAATGGGAACCACCTCCATAACTACCTCTGCAGCTGAGCGAGGAGTAGCGACGTCAGCagtgggaggagggaggaagaggaagtctcAGACACCCCAGCAGTGCCCTGTCTGTCAGAAGATCATCCATGGAGCAGGAAAACTACCACGACACATGAGGACACACACCGGAGAGAAGCCCTTCCAGTGCTCTGCCTGTGGCGTTCGCTTCACACG GAATGATAAGTTGAAGATCCACATGAGGAAACACACAGGCGAGCGCCCTTACCCGTGCCCCCACTGCCCTGCCCGCTTTCTCCACTCATACGACCTAAAAAACCACCTGTCCCTCCACAGTGGGGCGCGGCCCTTTGAGTGCCCGCTCTGCCACAAAGCCTTTGCCCGAGAAGACCATCTCCAGCGTCACCGCAAGGGACATAGCTGCCTAGAGCTACGCACACGCCGGCCCAGACGTGGGCCAGAGCTGATGGAGGAtgggagaggagaaggaggcagGAGGGATCAGTCCAACAGCCTGGAGGCTTTGTCCTTACAGGCTCACTCCTCTGCCTTCCTCCACCCCACAGTGCGGGATGGTGGGAGTGGGTCTGGAGCCGGCCCTCCGCTGATGTTTCCAGGTGACGAGAGGTCTCTGGCCTTTCAGGCGGCTCTGGCACAGCTTGGGCCTCACGGCCTGGCTGCCTACCCTGACCTCTTCCTCCGCAGGCTGGAGCTGCGAGggggcagagaggaagagggagaagatCCAGGAGGAACCCACTCGCCGACCGCACAGCGCGACCATTGGGTTGACGAAGTAGAAGATGAAaatggagaggaggaagcagaggaagaggaataG